The Acidithiobacillus ferrooxidans ATCC 23270 genomic interval CAGCCCATACCATGCAGAATCCGGGCGAGTGCCTGGCCAATTTTTCCAGTGCCGATAATGCCTACGGTTTTGCCATGCATGTCAAAACCCAGCAAGCCGTCGAGGAGAAAATTACCGTCACGCACCCGGTTATAGGCTTTATGCAGGTGTCGGTTCAGGGTCAACATCAGGCCGACGGCATATTCAGCCACCGCATAAGGGGAATAATCGCGTACCCGCATGACGGTGATGCCGTACTTCTCGGCCGCAGGCATGTCCACATGATTGAACCCGGTGCTGCGCAAGACCAGTAGTTTAGTCCCCAAGCGCGCTATGGTTTCCAGTGTTTTTGCGTCCAGCGTGTCATCCACGAAGGGGCAAATGGCAGGGTATCCCTGGGCAATAAAAGCCGTATCCGCGCTCAGTGCGGTTTCAACAAATACCAATTCGTGGCGTCCATGGTTGGCGGCGCTGAGGAATTGTTCATCGTAAGGGCGAGCACTGGTCACCAGACAACGCATAGCACCTCTCCTTCGCTGTACTCATCAGCACACGGGGGATAAAAGATTCCTACGTCAAGGATAGTCCAAAACATCAGGTAAGATTGAGGAGACCTCCGGCTTTAACCGAACGTAGATTTGACATGGGCGAACGACTGCGTTCAGTCTTTAACTGTCATCAGGTCGTAAAGACTACTACAGCAGCCGGTCGTCCGTGGGCAAGGCCTCGCCGCGGATCAGAAAAAGTTGCTGCCCGCGACACGGACTATAACCTCTTCACAGCTCACCCCCAGGCACGCCGCGACCATGCCTGCGCCATTCACAGCCCTGTCCGCAGCATCTGTCAAGCAGGTCCGGCCGCCCGTAATTCAGGGAAACGCCGGGATGATGCTTTATTGTCCGTTAACAATAACACCTGTTAACGGACAATAAAGTATCATCCTGGATCAGCCGTATCCCATTGATTCTACGTTTTGAACAATTTCCACGTTTCACGAAGTATCATCCTGAGTAACCCCACCGCCTTTGCCGACCCGGTGATGGTGGACAATAAAGTTTCATCCTGGCGCCTACGGGCATCCCTTGTGCTTGCGCTACACCCAATGACACATAAGCAGCGTAACCGGTCATCCAGAAAGCGGTGGTCAGTACGCTGCGCGCTCGGGTGACTTTTAGTAAAATCATCATAAAATTATTTTCCTCATCGGTTCAGAGAATCCACCAAGTCAGGTCGCATTTCTCGATAGCCGTAGGTGAATAAGCGCAATCCGATTTCCTTTCCTGCCCTGCCGCTCCTCAATGGCGTAAGGTTGAAATCCCAGCTTCTGATAAAACAGTAAACCGGCAATATTTTGATTGAAACACGACACTATTATCTCGGCCGCCTGATGCTTTGAAAAAGCAAGGGCAATCATCTGTTCGATGAGATAGCGGCCCACCCCGCGCCCACGGGCCGCCGGGGAAACGATGACATTGCCGATGGAGCAACGGCCGCCAGACTCCCAGCGATAGAAATTGGCAAAAGCAATGACTTCACCACCAAGCTCGACTACGGATGAATCTGAACGCTGCGCTATGGCATCCCGTAATTGCGAAGAAGACAACGGGAATTCCGCCTTTGGGAACAAGAAAAATAGTTCGTCTTCACTTTGTGGAAACCCGCAAATGATTTGAATGTCTTTCTCGTCAACGGGGCGATGCGTCAGCGGCATGGTCTCAAGCGCCCTCATCGGGGCAGGAAGCAACCTCTCTGCCCCCCACACCGCTGTGCTCAGCCTGTAGACCACCAGGTCTGTTGCCACTGCAGCAAATTGCTATATCGTTCGTTGATGAATCTCCCATTGTTTCATCTCCTCTTCGATAAAGTGGTTCACCAAATCACTGTACATCTTTGCGATTGCATCCGGATTCAGGCCTTCTAATTGCGCCCATTCACGGCGCATCTCAAGCATGGCCTTAAAGCGATCGGGTGAACGGACCGACATTTCGGATGTTTTAAACTTTGATGCCTCAATAACATATTTGAATCGTTTCCCGAGCATTGCAATGATTGCACGGTCAATGCGGTCTATCTCTCGGCGGACGTCGTCCATTCCGGAACAGGCTTCCGGCTCTACTTGCCTTTCAATATTCATTCTGCACCATGGGTTATTTGGCTAATAAAATTATACTCGGACTAACGCCAGACAATGCTCAGGGGATTTCAGGTGCTCCATCCGCAAGATATTGGCCCCGCAAGCTTCCACGAACGCAGCGTCATGGCTCGCAAACAGCGCCAACCCCTCCAGACCACGTAACCTGATGCACTGGGCTAAGATTTCTCGGGCATGATTGTCCAATCCATTGCTCGGCTCATCCAGCAGCATCACCTGCGGGTCGCCGATCCAGGCCGCGCTGAGCATGAATTTTTTCTGTGTGCCCAGCGACATGGCACTGAAACGGGTCTGCAGGTGCGGGTCCAGTCCGAATTGGGCGATCAATTCCAGAATATCCGGACCGACCCTGGTCTTTTTGGCCATGGCGACGAAATCCAGCAGGTCACGCCCAGTCATGAAAGGATAGATAGGGCTTTCATCAGGCGCGTAGGACAGCCCTTGCCGCGCGGGCAACGGTGCCGTCTGGAGGCTGACGTCATTTATCCAGACCTCGCCCGCGTCAGCCGCAATGGCCCCTGACAGGATGCCCAGCAGCGTGGACTTACCGCTGCCGTTCGGCCCCTGCAGGGCATAAACGCCTGGAACCAGTTCGCCACGGATGTCCTGGAAAATCCGGCGCCAGCCAAAGGACTTGGTGATCCCCTCGAATCGCAACATCGTCTTACTCCTATCGAACCACGGCCATCGCCGCGCCCGACCATGTACCGGCCAAAATGACCCCTAGCAAGACCGCTTGTCGTCCCCCATGCACCAGGGGCAAACGCAGCAAGGCCAATAGGGCGAAGTAGGCCAAGGCGAGTGTCGTGTCGACAGACGCGTTGAGATGGATCAACATCGGAGCCAGCAAAACGGCCAAGGGTAAAGCACCGAAGGCGGCGACAAAAGCCGTATCCTGCAAGCCCCAGAACCTCTTTGGCAGGGGGAGCGTATGGAGATAGGGCTGCACCGGTCGATGTGCGGACTGCAGGATGCGATACAAGCCACTGGCGATCAGCGCGATGGCCGCCATGCCGAGAATGGCTGTGGGCAGGGCGCGGGCGTCGAACGCGAACTTCTGCATCAGCCAGTCTGCCGCTAAGGCCAGGGCGAAAACGCTCGCCGTGCGCAACACCGTGCCTCCCGGATGCCGCACCCAGAGTGCTTGCGCCTGGATACGCCAGGCTGGAGGCAGGAAGGAGAAAAGTCGCCGTCCACAGGGAAGCAATTGGGTTACTCGACGGCGGACCCACGTCTGGAGACTGGCCTGAAGGGGATGCCGTAAGACGATAAACGACGCGCCAATCAGCAAAGCGCCACTCAGAGCAAGCCAGCTTGCCGGATCGACCGGGCGGCTCAGGCTCCAGCTCAGCAGAGCATCAGCCAGCCCGAAGATTAAAAGTGCGGCAAGCTGTCGCTCCAGCGCAGCGAGTTCGGCGAGCAGCACCAATCCAGTCATCACGCATACGGTGGCAACCAGGAACGGGGTCGCCGTTGCCCCGAGCAAACCAGTTGGCGCGACGACGACCAGCGCCACAACGGGGACCAGCAAGAGACTGTTGGCGGGAAGGAGCACCGACAGATCAGCCCGGCGCCGCTGATTGACCGAGAGAGGCAGGGATCGCGCATAGACCATGAACGCGCCACCGTCGAGGTGGCGGCGCTGCACCATGACCCAGGCCAGCGCAAGCCCCTGGATGGCCACGAGGCGCCACCAGTGCCATAGCACATCGTGGCCAACATGCAGCGCGGCCAACAGGGGATAGCCCAGGCCCATTAACAACTTGCCGACAGGCATCCCGCCAGGAACCAACGCGCCCGCCAGTACGAATACCTGCCAATGCCGCAGCAGCACGCGGCCCGTGGCCAGGGCGTACCAGCGCAGGCGCAACAGGGTCAGGTGGCGATACATATTCCAGGTTGTTCAAGCTGTCTTGCCGTTGCCATGGCCATGCCTCCCGCTGGCATGAAGTGGTCAGAAAATCATAGTGCAACTCAAGCGGCCAAACCACCCGCTACGTGACCGTTGGCTTCGTAAATCATCCGGTGGACCGCAATGATTTGACGAAGTGGTGGCCGACGATCTGGTAACCGTTGCGCTGATAAAACCTGTGCGCAGGATGATTGGTGACGTAAGCATCCAGCACCATGATTTCGCAGCCCTCTTTGTGCGCGTAGTTCTCTACCCAATCCATAAGCTGTTGACCGATACCGACACCCCGATACTGTGGGGCGACGATCACGTTGTCGACGTCCAGATAGCGTCCACACCAAAAACGCGTTCCCAGCGATATACCCGCCACACCGATACAGCAATCATCCGTAAAAGCGGCAGCGCATCGATATCCCTGTGCGGTCATATCCTGAAGTCTTTGCGCGAGTACATCTGGCGGCACGCCAGGATTGAGTTCCTGTACCAGCGGCAAGGTCATTGCCAGTTCATTCTTCGCCAACAGTCGAATCATCATCTCGGGTAGCAATGGTCCACGCTCGGCAATCATCCCTCATGCACTGCAAAAAAACTCATAGGGGCCCGCCAGATCCAGCAGTTGAATCCCTGGGAATACCAGAAAACCCACGGTAATCGTCATTCGGGATGGTCCTGTTTGCCGTCTTTCAGGCTGGCCAGAACATATTCAGCCATGGACCCGGAGTCAATCTGCTTTTGCTGCTCCAGGTGCGCGACGACACTGTCACGGTTGCCAACCGGCTGGTTCTGACTGATTTTCCACTTACCCATCCAGCGGGAGATGGAGATTTCTATGCCCCCCACCTGTTGGATGAGCCGCTCCGTAAAGTCCTGGGGCGCATCCTCCACCTGCCAGGGCAGGGTAAAGCCGTTCTCCTGCTGCGCGGTCAGGGCGACCATCTGTTGCCGTACCCAAGCGGAGTCGTCTCTGACCTGCAGCGGCCCGTAGGCATGAACGACGGCATAGTTCCAGGTTGGCACCACTTTGCCGGTTTCCGCCTTGGTCGCGTACCAGGAGGGGCTGATGTAGTGTTGCGGCCCCTGAAAGATGACCAGCACCTCATCGTCCGAGGCGCCTCTCGCCACAGGGGATTGGCGCGTGCCACATGGCCTTGCAGCACCGGTTGCGGTCCTTCGTCGGGTGCGAGGTACAAGGGAATATGATTCGCCTCCAGACTATTACCGCCCATGCTGACCAGTGTCGCGAGGGGATAACACTGAATCAGTGCCCGCAGGATTTCCGGGCGGTTTTCTGCAAATGACTCAGGACAATACAAGTTCGGCCTCCTGTCATTCCATGTTCGGCGCTGCAGACTCACTTACGCACAAATCTGCGGCGGGTGGGCGGGCATCAATGGGATGGCTCCGATACTGCGATATGTTTTGCAGTTTTTCCATGGCGGTGAGCAAATCTGGCCAGGGCTCTGCCCAAACCTCCGGATAGGTCCGCTCGCCGTCATACCTCGACGAGAAAGCAAGATTTTCTTGTCCGGGCGTGAATTCGCAGCGGATCCCGGGTTTGCTGTTGCCGCGCGCATCACAACGGTACCAGCCCCGGTCATCCAGCCAGACCGCGGTGAAGCCGTGTGTACAGTAGGGCGGATTGGGGCCATCCAGCGTCAGTCGTTGATAACAGAATCCCGCAGGGATTTGGTTGGCGCGCCATAAGGCCACGAGCAGATGACTTTTCGCGGTGCATAGGCCAGTGCCTTGCTGCAACACATCCGACGCTGCGCAGGTCACTTCTTCCCGGTGAAAATCCATGCTGTGTTCGATGTGATCGCGTACCCATTCGAAGCAACGCCTGGCGGTTGCCGTTGAATCGTCAGAGGATAAGGCGGCCGCCAACTTACGGATATCGGCATGCGCATAATCTACGGTGGCACTTTCCATCAGGAAGTGCGGTAACGGCTGGGTATCGAATTTTGCGAGCTTCATAAATTTCCTGTTATTTCTGCGTGGGTTCGCGCAACACACGGATATCTGCCATATCCACCAGATTCCATTCCCCATTATTACGGTACAGGCGTTTATGCTGATTCGGGTAATCCACGACATCCTGATCCAGTCGCTGACCGATGACCAGGCACACGAGTGTTTCCGTTCCATCGTTGCTGATGCTGTGCGCGGCTGCATGGCAAGGAAAACCGACGAAGTCACCTGGGGCGATGGGATACTGATCATTCTCCATGGTGAGCGTGCCCTTACCAGACAGCACGTACACGGCTTCTTCTTCATAATGATGCAGGTGGTACTCGGTACTCTCTTTACCCGGCTCTATCTGGATGAGATGTATACCCATGTGCCGAAGGCCTACCGCATCGCCTAAAGACTTATTGATACGAACAGCGCCGGGATTGAGGAAATGGACCTTATGTTCGCCCTTCATCTGACTGATTTCCTGCGCGGTGAGCAGCAGTTTTCGGGTATCCATGTCAGTACCACTCCTTGGAAATGTCATCATGTGCGTGGCCAATATGGTCATTCGCCTCCGCGCGATTCTTCAATGCCTGATTCATTGCATGAAAACCCGCTTTTGTCGCCGCTGCCATGCTGGATATGAACATGCCCACCAGAATGCCTGAGAATTGCTCTCCCTGGGTGAACCGCGTGTACCCATGGCTGAGCGCGGCGAGCTGAAAGTAGTGCTGTCCATCGAATAAGCCCGGAAATCCCAAGCGGCCCAGCCAGCGTAATTCTTGTTGATCTGCTGCCTTCAGTACCTTCGGCCGGAAGGTCATGGCCCTGCGTTCCTCGGGTTGAATGGTCGCACGCAATTTCTCTCCCGGCTTCGCCACTCCGGAAAGCGAGCGAATGAAGGGATTCCATTGCGGATAGGCGGGGAAATCCATGAGGATGGACCACACGTGCTCCGGTGATGCTGCGATGTCGATCTCTGTCACGATCTGCTGCATGGCTATCCTTCGTCGTTGTGAAAAAATCCCATTTATTCGCCGCGATGGCTTAAAGCAGGTTCATCCCGCCGTCCACAAGAATCACCTCCCCGTCTGATAGCTCGATTCGATTAGCATCATGGCAACATCCGCGACGTCGCCAGGGCGCGCACCCCGACCCATGGGGGCATCGCGAAACCATTGTTCGCGAATGGTCGTCCATGGTTGATCAGTTTCCGGCGCTCACCATCCTTCAGCAAGTCTGCCTGAAAATAGTGGGCACCCGCCAGCGTTGCCGCCGCTTGTAGACCCGCAGCGGAGGAGGCGCGGGAATGCAGGGCCACCCAATATCCCGCCTGCGTTAAACGCTGCGCGATAGCCAGACCAATGCCGGAGGTGGCGCCGGTAACCAGTGCGACGCGCGAATTACCGGTCATGACAGTTGTATCGACTGATCATACGTGGCCACCTCCAGCAAATTGCCATCGGGATCCCGGAAGTAGACAGAGGTGATCGGCCCCGTGGCTCCAGTGCGGGGCACCGGACCGGCTTCCAGAGTGACTCCGCAGGTCTGCAGATGGGTGAGCACCCCCTGGATACCACCGGTGACAATGAAGCACAAATCCGCCGACCCGGGAGTGGGGCTGGTCGCATGGGGCGCTATGGGATGCCCTGCCGAATGCAGGTTGATTTTTTGCTGCCCAAAGGCCAAGGCCCTTCGCTGGTCACCAAAGGTGATTTCCTGCATGCCCAATACCCGTGAATAGAAGTCGATCGTAGCAGATATATCCACCACGGTCAGGACGACATGATCCAGGCGGTCTATGCGCATAGCGTGATCTCAGAGAGTGTTCGTGGAGAGGGACGGGGCCAAGGTCGACTCCAGCGTAGCAGTGATGAAGGGTAGATAAAACCAATGGTACTATGCTTTCGGATGGTATTGTCTAGTGGTCGAGTTCGACTGGGTGCCTGGCTCAAGGAAAGCATTACCCCGCCCGTCGCCAACGGAAACTGGATGGCCGCTACCAGTCTGGTACCGCCGATCAGAACCTAATGGAAGCAGAGCAGCCTTCAGCAGCTATCAAGATATATAGATATGGTTTCTGTCGTCCAGGTTGCCACACCGGCACCAAAGAAATCTCGATCCTCCGTCCAGATCGGACAATCCAGCAGCAGGGACGCCGCTACCGCCGGCCAATCCCGTTCGTCTCTCCGGGCAATTCTGGCTTTTGCGGCAATTTCTACAGGCGACAATGTTTCCTGGCCAATCAACTGTATGGCCGTCATAAGCGTATCTAACGCGTCCTGCCACACCACTTCGGATATTCCCCGGGCGGGAGCCAATTCTGCTAAGTAGTGCTTGGCTTCGTCATAATTTGCTTCGGCCACATAGAAACTGACCCTGTCACATGCATCGGCGATGAGCAATCGTACTCGCAGCCCCAAGACAGCACGAATCAGGATGTTGGCGTCTACAACCAACCGCCTACGCGGCATGAGCTTTTTTGCGCCATTCCTTGAACCCCGCTACCAGTTCGTCCTCTGTGATACCCATGTGTTCCATTTCTTCACGCATTCGCCGTCCTGCTTCGAGCAAAGCATCTCTTTCTGATTGGCTGGGTTTTTTAGGAACCGGGATGTAAAAGCCGATGGTCTGCCCATGTCGTGTCACCTCAATGGGCATTGAGGCTTCGAGATATTCGGCCAATTTGTCGCGTAATTCTCGCACTCCTACACGTAGGCTCATGAGCGCCTCCTTTCTGCCACGATGTGTACACAATATAATACACAAGTCGAGATCTATCAAGCTGAGGCACATTAAATCTTTCGCACCCCATCCCAGCGGAATACGTGGGCTCTGGTTGCCTGACTCGCGAAGGAACGCTCTGCAGCGGGAGCAGTCGTTCGTATGCTTATTCGACGCCGTCACCCGATTGGTCAATGATATGGGCGGCACCCAACGTTTCAGCCTCGGGGCTGAAACAGACATTGATCATCAGAAGAATATGTTATCGTGGCTGGGGCTTTGCGAAAGGCTTGGAGTATATGGGAGATCTAGGCACATACGTGGATGACTCCGCTTGACGCAATGCTGGCACAAATGAAAAATTATCAGTCACTATCGGCTACTACAACCTAGAAAAGGAAGCTTCAATGTCTCAGAAGGATAATCCAAAACGAGTTTTGCCAAAACTAAAACTAAGGTTCAAAGAGGCCAGCGTAAACGGCACTCGGCCGCCATGGAGAAATTTCCCAGCTCCTATATATGTGGCCTATACGAAAGATGAAATTCCCTGCCCATTTTTATTGTTGCTCGGTAACACTCAATTAGAGGTTATTTCCAAGAGAGTAACAAATTTAAACTTAATGAAACTAGATGTTATGAAAAGTCGCGCCGCTATTAATTTTGTTACATCAATGACATCCGTGAAACAAGACGATGTAAATACAGACTTTGTCATGAAGACATTTATAGATGCATCGATAATTTGGTACTCAAAGCTATTTATTGATTCAGATAATGGAAAAATTAAGC includes:
- a CDS encoding SDR family oxidoreductase; the encoded protein is MTGNSRVALVTGATSGIGLAIAQRLTQAGYWVALHSRASSAAGLQAAATLAGAHYFQADLLKDGERRKLINHGRPFANNGFAMPPWVGVRALATSRMLP
- a CDS encoding SRPBCC domain-containing protein; amino-acid sequence: MQQIVTEIDIAASPEHVWSILMDFPAYPQWNPFIRSLSGVAKPGEKLRATIQPEERRAMTFRPKVLKAADQQELRWLGRLGFPGLFDGQHYFQLAALSHGYTRFTQGEQFSGILVGMFISSMAAATKAGFHAMNQALKNRAEANDHIGHAHDDISKEWY
- a CDS encoding transglutaminase-like domain-containing protein, whose translation is MKLAKFDTQPLPHFLMESATVDYAHADIRKLAAALSSDDSTATARRCFEWVRDHIEHSMDFHREEVTCAASDVLQQGTGLCTAKSHLLVALWRANQIPAGFCYQRLTLDGPNPPYCTHGFTAVWLDDRGWYRCDARGNSKPGIRCEFTPGQENLAFSSRYDGERTYPEVWAEPWPDLLTAMEKLQNISQYRSHPIDARPPAADLCVSESAAPNME
- a CDS encoding PIN domain-containing protein, whose protein sequence is MVVDANILIRAVLGLRVRLLIADACDRVSFYVAEANYDEAKHYLAELAPARGISEVVWQDALDTLMTAIQLIGQETLSPVEIAAKARIARRDERDWPAVAASLLLDCPIWTEDRDFFGAGVATWTTETISIYLDSC
- a CDS encoding GNAT family N-acetyltransferase, giving the protein MPLTHRPVDEKDIQIICGFPQSEDELFFLFPKAEFPLSSSQLRDAIAQRSDSSVVELGGEVIAFANFYRWESGGRCSIGNVIVSPAARGRGVGRYLIEQMIALAFSKHQAAEIIVSCFNQNIAGLLFYQKLGFQPYAIEERQGRKGNRIALIHLRLSRNAT
- a CDS encoding FMN-binding negative transcriptional regulator, translated to MARGASDDEVLVIFQGPQHYISPSWYATKAETGKVVPTWNYAVVHAYGPLQVRDDSAWVRQQMVALTAQQENGFTLPWQVEDAPQDFTERLIQQVGGIEISISRWMGKWKISQNQPVGNRDSVVAHLEQQKQIDSGSMAEYVLASLKDGKQDHPE
- a CDS encoding 2-hydroxyacid dehydrogenase — translated: MRCLVTSARPYDEQFLSAANHGRHELVFVETALSADTAFIAQGYPAICPFVDDTLDAKTLETIARLGTKLLVLRSTGFNHVDMPAAEKYGITVMRVRDYSPYAVAEYAVGLMLTLNRHLHKAYNRVRDGNFLLDGLLGFDMHGKTVGIIGTGKIGQALARILHGMGCHLLGYDTVANPACLELGVAYVPLEELLVKSQIVSLHVPLLPETRHLMNAERFALMPDGAMLINTSRGPLIDTTALIAALKSRHLGAVGLDVYEEEAELYFKDHCDDIICDDSFERLLTFPNVIITGHQAFFTSEALTTIARTTIQNLDDYSDGKDNPNCVRSKG
- a CDS encoding GNAT family N-acetyltransferase, whose translation is MIAERGPLLPEMMIRLLAKNELAMTLPLVQELNPGVPPDVLAQRLQDMTAQGYRCAAAFTDDCCIGVAGISLGTRFWCGRYLDVDNVIVAPQYRGVGIGQQLMDWVENYAHKEGCEIMVLDAYVTNHPAHRFYQRNGYQIVGHHFVKSLRSTG
- a CDS encoding prevent-host-death protein — encoded protein: MSLRVGVRELRDKLAEYLEASMPIEVTRHGQTIGFYIPVPKKPSQSERDALLEAGRRMREEMEHMGITEDELVAGFKEWRKKAHAA
- a CDS encoding ABC transporter ATP-binding protein is translated as MLRFEGITKSFGWRRIFQDIRGELVPGVYALQGPNGSGKSTLLGILSGAIAADAGEVWINDVSLQTAPLPARQGLSYAPDESPIYPFMTGRDLLDFVAMAKKTRVGPDILELIAQFGLDPHLQTRFSAMSLGTQKKFMLSAAWIGDPQVMLLDEPSNGLDNHAREILAQCIRLRGLEGLALFASHDAAFVEACGANILRMEHLKSPEHCLALVRV
- a CDS encoding cupin domain-containing protein, whose protein sequence is MDTRKLLLTAQEISQMKGEHKVHFLNPGAVRINKSLGDAVGLRHMGIHLIQIEPGKESTEYHLHHYEEEAVYVLSGKGTLTMENDQYPIAPGDFVGFPCHAAAHSISNDGTETLVCLVIGQRLDQDVVDYPNQHKRLYRNNGEWNLVDMADIRVLREPTQK
- a CDS encoding isochorismate lyase, which gives rise to MNIERQVEPEACSGMDDVRREIDRIDRAIIAMLGKRFKYVIEASKFKTSEMSVRSPDRFKAMLEMRREWAQLEGLNPDAIAKMYSDLVNHFIEEEMKQWEIHQRTI
- a CDS encoding VOC family protein; this translates as MRIDRLDHVVLTVVDISATIDFYSRVLGMQEITFGDQRRALAFGQQKINLHSAGHPIAPHATSPTPGSADLCFIVTGGIQGVLTHLQTCGVTLEAGPVPRTGATGPITSVYFRDPDGNLLEVATYDQSIQLS